In Silene latifolia isolate original U9 population chromosome X, ASM4854445v1, whole genome shotgun sequence, the following proteins share a genomic window:
- the LOC141620388 gene encoding uncharacterized protein LOC141620388, with protein MRRVKERLDGYFGIEVDSMGRSGGLAFLWKKGVDCSFVSASVHHMDFVVRGEGGEWRITGFYGWPAVSDRHLSWELLRLLHTQSSLPWVCLGDYNEILLSTEMKGGSRPQWQMNRFREAVEDCGLRDVPWEGYNFSWDNGQAGDANRQCMLDRALCTSSWLDMFPYARLFFLNREWSDHAPIKLILNRKEGGMDKKRTFRFEQIWVGEDGCSDAIERGVVRGRGNLGRVLAECGRELRAWKGTNIGCIKRDIGRKQNQLAKLNSGDRSEESVQRRRKLVAELANLRRQEEQYWRQRSRALWLRDGDRNTKFFHTRAGERRSKNNISALVDDNGVVRAGDEEVAEVANAYFVDLFNSSNPQNIEDVLVDFGQRTTEDMNLALGREYGEDEVIEALNQMNPLKAPGPDGMNGLFYQTYWGLVGPDVVRTVLAILKGDMSPEEYNKTNIVLIPKKKAPDKIRDFRPISLCNVAYKLVSKVLANRLKPFLGELVTENQSAFTPGRAISDNVLIAFELFHYMKNLRASEGFMAIKLDMAKAYDRVEWRFLRCVLEAIGLEQRWVNRVMVCVSTVSFSVLINGNPSREFKPSRGLRQGDPLSPYLFILCAEVLSHLMRRAVEVNAIHGIRVSSGAPTISHLLFADDSIFFTRANMEEADAVSEILRRYERASGQLVNLDKTTVSFSKGVPIQSRNNLATRLCIVEVDEQSRYLGLPTVVGRSKKVLTDIIRDKLSKRLNGWRGKILSRAGKEVLLKAVANSLPTYVMSTFKIPANFCDELRSMLSRFWWGHEEGKRGISWVAWKRLCRPKGMGGMGFRDFHLFNLALLGKQVWRLTTETESLWARMMRAKYYPEGDFMTARLGHNPSYTWRGILDARKALEGGMRKRIGDGLSTLVWRDAWLPGTQMGKVVSPCINGNENMKVAELMEEHGGGWRRDLLESLFLPFEQERIESIRLSEHRPRDEWFWNEEKDGIYSVKSAYRRMAGEREVLEMGGTSDWEKEKWLWNRIWKVPVWPRVKLFFWQLCSEALATRANIASRVRGESSFCSLCNSFFETSLHLFKDCVVAKRVWEGLELNDDEEEGCGQLRDWIELRWRDLGAREHCKFMVGCWALWEHRNKVVFDTKEVDPDGVVRRALDVLMEIEGGGWQGELRKKGELRRGGDEARRGWLAPARGVVKVNVDAGVKEEEGVSLGMVCRDEEGRVLWGSTVVLEQAWDPRVAEAVAVFEGMKEAAQRGHSKVVIESDCLPIVDALQKAKTGRSMLALVLDDILAFRNSFVSISWAYTSRKNNCVAHALAHVLPRVVGRTVWSEALPPVANSAVLFDLSLMQ; from the coding sequence ATGAGGAGGGTGAAGGAGAGACTTGATGGGTACTTTGGTATAGAAGTGGATAGCATGGGGAGGTCTGGGGGATTGGCTTTCCTCTGGAAAAAGGGGGTGGATTGTTCTTTTGTGTCTGCCTCGGTTCACCATATGGACTTTGTTGTGCGTGGAGAGGGTGGGGAATGGCGCATCACAGGTTTCTATGGGTGGCCGGCTGTGTCGGATAGACATCTGTCATGGGAGCTCCTAAGACTGCTGCATACCCAATCATCTTTACCGTGGGTGTGCTTAGGAGATTACAATGAGATTCTGCTATCAACGGAGATGAAGGGAGGGAGCCGACCGCAGTGGCAGATGAATAGGTTCCGTGAAGCTGTGGAGGATTGTGGTCTAAGGGATGTACCGTGGGAAGGCTACAATTTCTCGTGGGACAATGGCCAAGCAGGTGATGCTAATAGACAGTGTATGCTAGACCGAGCTCTTTGTACTTCTTCGTGGTTGGACATGTTTCCCTATGCCAGGCTCTTCTTTCTCAATCGTGAATGGTCGGACCACGCGCCGATAAAGCTGATCTTGAACAGGAAGGAGGGAGGAATGGACAAGAAACGAACCTTTAGGTTCGAACAAATATGGGTGGGGGAGGATGGGTGTTCTGATGCTATTGAACGAGGTGTAGTAAGGGGGAGGGGAAATTTGGGGCGGGTTTTGGCGGAATGTGGCAGAGAACTGAGGGCGTGGAAGGGTACCAATATTGGGTGCATAAAGAGGGATATTGGGCGTAAGCAAAATCAGCTAGCTAAGTTAAATAGTGGGGATCGATCCGAGGAGAGCGTTCAGCGAAGAAGGAAGTTGGTTGCGGAGCTAGCTAACTTGCGGCGTCAAGAGGAACAATATTGGAGACAAAGGTCGAGGGCTTTGTGGTTGAGGGACGGGGACCGCAACACGAAATTTTTTCACACGCGTGCGGGAGAGCGAAGAAGCAAGAACAATATTTCGGCCTTGGTAGATGACAATGGGGTGGTGAGAGCTGGCGATGAGGAAGTGGCAGAGGTGGCAAATGCTTATTTTGTGGATTTATTTAATTCTTCTAATCCTCAAAATATTGAGGACGTGCTGGTTGATTTTGGGCAGCGAACTACGGAGGATATGAACTTAGCTCTTGGCCGCGAGTATGGAGAAGATGAAGTAATTGAAGCGCTCAATCAAATGAATCCTCTAAAGGCTCCGGGACCGGATGGGATGAACGGCTTATTTTATCAAACTTATTGGGGGTTGGTTGGACCTGATGTGGTAAGAACAGTGCTAGCTATTCTTAAAGGCGATATGTCACCGGAGGAGTATAACAAAACAAATATCGTCTTAATTCCGAAGAAAAAAGCTCCCGATAAGATAAGAGATTTCAGACCCATCAGTTTATGTAACGTGGCATACAAGCTGGTCTCGAAAGTCCTCGCCAACCGACTGAAACCGTTTTTAGGGGAGCTGGTCACTGAAAATCAGAGTGCTTTTACTCCGGGCCGAGCTATTTCTGACAATGTGCTGATAGCTTTTGAACTCTTCCATTACATGAAGAATTTAAGAGCTAGTGAGGGTTTCATGGCCATTAAGCTGGATATGGCTAAGGCGTACGATAGGGTGGAATGGAGGTTCTTGAGATGCGTGCTTGAAGCGATTGGGTTGGAACAAAGGTGGGTTAATAGAGTGATGGTTTGTGTATCTACGGTCTCATTCTCGGTTCTCATCAACGGCAATCCGTCGAGGGAATTTAAACCGTCTCGTGGGCTCAGGCAAGGTGACCCGCTTTCACCCTACCTTTTTATATTATGTGCTGAAGTTCTCTCCCATTTAATGCGACGAGCGGTTGAAGTTAACGCCATACATGGGATACGGGTTTCGAGTGGAGCGCCGACTATCTCCCATTTGCTCTTTGCGGACGATAGCATTTTCTTTACGAGGGCTAATATGGAGGAAGCTGATGCTGTCAGTGAGATTTTGAGACGATATGAGAGAGCGTCGGGGCAGCTGGTTAACTTAGATAAAACCACAGTTTCCTTTAGCAAGGGAGTACCCATCCAGAGCCGGAATAATCTAGCCACCAGGTTGTGCATTGTGGAGGTTGATGAGCAGTCTCGATACTTGGGCCTTCCCACGGTGGTGGGTCGGTCCAAAAAGGTGCTGACAGATATTATACGAGATAAATTGAGTAAACGGCTAAATGGATGGCGCGGGAAGATCTTGTCTAGGGCGGGTAAGGAGGTTCTCTTAAAGGCAGttgccaattcactccctacctatgttaTGAGCACTTTTAAAATTCCTGCGAACTTCTGTGACGAGCTTAGGTCAATGTTATCTCGATTTTGGTGGGGCCATGAGGAAGGAAAAAGAGGGATTTCTTGGGTTGCGTGGAAGAGGCTCTGTCGGCCGAAAGGAATGGGAGGCATGGGCTTTCGTGATTTCCATCTTTTTAACTTAGCTCTTCTGGGAAAACAGGTGTGGCGTTTAACCACGGAGACTGAGAGCCTATGGGCAAGGATGATGAGGGCGAAATATTACCCGGAGGGAGATTTTATGACTGCCAGGTTGGGTCACAACCCGAGTTACACTTGGAGAGGAATCTTAGATGCTAGGAAGGCTCTTGAAGGGGGGATGAGGAAGCGAATAGGGGACGGGTTATCGACCTTGGTTTGGCGGGATGCTTGGTTGCCCGGTACCCAAATGGGAAAGGTAGTGTCTCCGTGTATCAATGGGAACGAGAACATGAAGGTTGCAGAGTTAATGGAAGAGCATGGGGGGGGATGGAGGAGGGATCTGTTGGAGTCGCTGTTTCTTCCCTTTGAGCAAGAAAGGATTGAGAGCATTCGCCTTAGTGAGCATCGACCCCGAGATGAATGGTTCTGGAATGAGGAGAAGGATGGTATTTACTCTGTCAAGTCTGCGTACAGGAGAATGGCGGGTGAGCGTGAGGTTTTAGAGATGGGCGGTACGTCGGACTGGGAAAAGGAGAAGTGGTTGTGGAATAGGATTTGGAAAGTTCCGGTTTGGCCTCGAGTAAAGCTTTTCTTTTGGCAGCTGTGCAGTGAAGCCTTGGCAACAAGAGCGAACATCGCGTCCCGAGTACGAGGTGAGTCTTCTTTTTGCTCTTTATGCAATTCTTTTTTTGAGACAAGTTTACATTTGTTTAAGGATTGTGTGGTAGCAAAGCGGGTTTGGGAGGGGTTGGAGCTTAATGACGATGAGGAGGAGGGATGTGGGCAATTGAGGGACTGGATAGAGCTGCGGTGGAGGGACTTGGGGGCTCGGGAACATTGTAAATTCATGGTTGGGTGTTGGGCTCTATGGGAACATCGCAACAAGGTTGTGTTTGACACCAAGGAAGTTGATCCGGATGGAGTAGTTAGGAGAGCTTTGGATGTGTTGATGGAGATCGAAGGGGGAGGATGGCAGGGAGAGCTGAGGAAGAAAGGTGAGCTGCGACGAGGAGGGGATGAGGCGAGAAGGGGATGGCTGGCTCCGGCAAGGGGGGTGGTGAAAGTAAATGTTGATGCAGGAGTTAAGGAGGAGGAAGGGGTAAGCTTGGGGATGGTTTGCCGGGATGAGGAGGGTCGGGTTTTGTGGGGTAGTACCGTAGTACTGGAGCAGGCATGGGATCCTCGGGTTGCTGAAGCGGTGGCGGTGTTTGAAGGGATGAAGGAAGCTGCTCAACGGGGTCATTCCAAGGTGGTGATCGAATCCGACTGTCTGCCTATTGTTGATGCTCTTCAAAAGGCGAAGACGGGAAGGAGCATGCTAGCTTTAGTTTTAGATGATATTTTAGCTTTTCGTAATTCTTTTGTTTCTATTTCTTGGGCTTATACTAGTCGTAAGAACAATTGTGTAGCTCATGCTTTAGCGCATGTTTTACCTAGGGTCGTTGGTAGAACTGTGTGGTCGGAAGCTCTGCCACCGGTCGCGAACAGTGCggttttgtttgatttatcgttaaTGCAGTAA